The proteins below are encoded in one region of Pseudomonas putida S13.1.2:
- a CDS encoding glyoxalase superfamily protein, whose translation MPLAPAIPVLRIFSVDKAREFYMDFLGFSLDWEHRFSPDLPLYMQIHRDGLILHLTEHHGDACPGSTVFARLDDLRALEHELQGKQYGYARPEAERLDWGLQMQVCDPFGNRLRFCQQIDDEASL comes from the coding sequence ATGCCCCTCGCCCCCGCCATCCCGGTACTGCGCATCTTCTCGGTCGACAAGGCCAGGGAGTTCTACATGGATTTCCTCGGTTTCAGCCTGGACTGGGAGCACCGCTTCAGCCCGGACCTGCCGTTGTACATGCAGATTCACCGCGATGGCCTGATCCTGCACCTTACCGAGCACCATGGCGATGCCTGCCCCGGCTCTACAGTGTTCGCCCGCCTCGACGACTTGCGAGCGCTGGAGCATGAACTGCAAGGCAAACAGTACGGTTACGCCCGGCCCGAAGCCGAGCGCCTGGACTGGGGCCTGCAGATGCAGGTATGCGACCCGTTCGGCAACCGCCTGCGCTTCTGCCAGCAGATCGATGACGAGGCCAGCCTGTGA
- a CDS encoding ATP-binding cassette domain-containing protein, whose amino-acid sequence MTNTSILTLDSVSLALPDGRLLFTDLNETFDQRRTGLVGRNGVGKSLLGQVLAGQRAPSSGQCRRRGPVHLLNQQVIERSTTLADLAQVGSVVAALERIEQGSINPQDFDTVGERWDIREQLQMHLQRNGLGHLDWRQPARSLSGGQAMRVALAGAWLSGADYLILDEPSNHLDSNARAQLLSMIEAWDRGLLVISHDRSLLAHMARIVELSSLGLQAYGGNYSFYAAQKASQVAQAQQQLARLKQQQQRQARELQRQREDLERHQARAGRQARHANQAKILVDRQQERSQATAGKQHRDHRDARQALLGKVHDAAREVEQATAITLHAPTPQRHAGREVLALQALRLPHGTRKPLDLRLCLGQRLGLIGANGSGKSTLLRLLNGELPASPDTLRRSGETALLDQHCSTLAGHSSVLEHLRQANPVLAQGELRSRLAQLGLDAARIELPSSLLSGGERMKAALAAVLYRERPLDLLLLDEPGNHLDLPSLAALERMLGQFRGALIVGSHDADLLENLALDEYLRL is encoded by the coding sequence ATGACGAACACGTCGATCCTGACGCTGGACAGCGTCTCCTTGGCCTTGCCTGATGGCCGGCTACTGTTTACCGACCTCAACGAAACCTTCGACCAACGGCGTACCGGCCTGGTCGGGCGCAATGGCGTGGGCAAGAGCCTGTTAGGGCAGGTTCTTGCCGGCCAGCGTGCACCGAGCAGCGGCCAGTGCAGGCGCCGGGGGCCTGTCCACCTGCTGAACCAGCAGGTAATCGAGCGCAGCACCACGCTTGCCGACCTGGCCCAGGTGGGGTCGGTGGTTGCGGCGCTGGAGCGCATCGAGCAAGGCAGCATCAACCCCCAGGATTTCGACACCGTTGGCGAGCGCTGGGATATCCGCGAGCAATTGCAGATGCACCTGCAGCGCAACGGCCTGGGTCACCTTGACTGGCGCCAGCCCGCACGCAGCCTAAGCGGCGGCCAGGCCATGCGCGTGGCGCTGGCAGGCGCATGGCTCAGCGGTGCCGACTACCTGATACTCGACGAACCGAGCAACCACCTGGACAGCAACGCCCGTGCCCAGCTGCTGAGCATGATCGAGGCCTGGGACCGAGGTTTGCTGGTAATCAGCCACGATCGCAGCCTGCTGGCGCACATGGCGCGCATTGTCGAACTGTCCAGCCTGGGGTTGCAGGCCTATGGCGGCAACTACAGCTTCTATGCAGCACAAAAAGCCAGCCAGGTGGCGCAGGCCCAGCAGCAACTTGCCCGGCTCAAGCAGCAGCAACAACGCCAAGCCCGTGAACTGCAGCGCCAGCGCGAAGACCTGGAACGCCATCAGGCCCGGGCCGGGCGTCAAGCCAGGCATGCCAACCAGGCCAAGATCCTGGTCGACCGCCAGCAGGAGCGCAGCCAGGCCACGGCGGGCAAGCAGCACCGCGACCATCGCGACGCCCGGCAAGCATTGCTGGGCAAAGTGCATGACGCCGCCCGCGAGGTCGAGCAAGCCACTGCGATTACCTTGCATGCCCCCACCCCCCAGCGTCATGCGGGCCGCGAAGTGTTGGCGTTGCAGGCACTTCGCTTGCCCCATGGCACCCGCAAACCGCTTGACCTGCGCTTGTGCCTGGGCCAGCGGCTGGGCCTGATCGGCGCCAATGGCAGTGGCAAGTCCACGCTGCTAAGGCTGCTGAACGGGGAATTACCGGCGTCGCCCGACACGTTGCGCCGCAGTGGCGAAACCGCCCTGCTCGACCAGCACTGCAGCACGCTGGCAGGCCACAGCAGCGTGCTTGAACACCTGCGCCAAGCCAACCCGGTGCTGGCCCAGGGCGAGTTGCGCAGCCGCCTGGCACAACTGGGCCTGGATGCGGCCCGTATCGAGCTGCCCAGCAGCCTGCTCAGCGGCGGCGAGCGGATGAAGGCAGCGCTGGCCGCCGTGCTGTACCGCGAGCGGCCACTCGACCTGTTGCTGCTGGACGAACCCGGCAACCACCTGGACCTGCCGTCACTGGCAGCCCTGGAGCGCATGCTCGGGCAGTTTCGCGGGGCGCTGATAGTGGGGTCCCATGATGCGGATTTGCTGGAAAACCTGGCACTGGATGAGTACCTGCGGTTGTAG
- a CDS encoding branched-chain amino acid aminotransferase: MSNESINWDKLGFDYIKTDKRYLSVWRNGEWDKGTLTDDNVLHISEGSTALHYGQQCFEGLKAYRCKDGSINLFRPDQNAARMQRSCARLLMPHVPTDVFIEACKQVVKANEKFVPPHGKGALYLRPFVIGTGDNIGVRTAPEFIFSVFAIPVGSYFKGGMKPHNFQISSFDRAAPQGTGAAKVGGNYAASLQPGAEAKKANFADAIYLDPLTHTKIEEVGSANFFGITGNNEFVTPKSASVLPGITRLSLMELAQSRLGLTVIEGDVEISKLDRFIEAGACGTAAVITPIGGIEYNGKLHVFHDLVKVGPVTQKLYNELTGIQSGDVEAPAGWIVKVA, encoded by the coding sequence ATGAGCAACGAAAGCATTAACTGGGACAAGCTGGGTTTCGACTACATCAAAACCGACAAACGCTACCTGTCCGTATGGCGCAATGGCGAGTGGGACAAGGGCACCCTGACCGACGACAACGTGCTGCACATCAGTGAAGGCTCCACGGCCCTGCACTACGGCCAGCAATGCTTCGAAGGCCTCAAGGCCTACCGTTGCAAGGACGGCTCGATCAACCTGTTCCGCCCGGACCAGAACGCCGCCCGCATGCAGCGCAGCTGCGCGCGGCTGCTGATGCCGCATGTGCCAACCGATGTGTTCATCGAAGCGTGCAAACAAGTGGTCAAGGCCAACGAAAAGTTCGTGCCACCGCACGGCAAAGGCGCCCTTTACCTGCGCCCGTTCGTGATCGGCACCGGTGACAACATTGGCGTGCGCACCGCCCCCGAGTTCATCTTCTCGGTCTTCGCCATCCCGGTGGGCTCGTACTTCAAGGGCGGCATGAAGCCGCACAACTTCCAGATCTCCAGCTTCGACCGCGCCGCCCCACAAGGCACCGGCGCAGCCAAGGTCGGTGGCAACTACGCCGCCAGCCTGCAGCCAGGCGCTGAAGCCAAGAAGGCCAACTTCGCCGACGCCATCTACCTCGATCCGCTGACCCATACCAAGATCGAGGAAGTCGGTTCGGCCAACTTCTTCGGCATCACCGGCAACAACGAGTTCGTTACCCCGAAATCGGCCTCGGTGCTGCCAGGCATCACCCGTCTGTCGCTGATGGAACTGGCGCAATCGCGCCTGGGCCTGACCGTGATCGAAGGCGATGTCGAAATCAGCAAGCTGGACCGCTTCATCGAAGCCGGCGCTTGCGGTACCGCTGCGGTCATTACCCCGATCGGCGGTATCGAGTACAACGGCAAACTGCACGTGTTCCACGACCTGGTAAAAGTCGGCCCGGTTACCCAGAAGCTCTACAACGAGCTGACCGGCATCCAGAGCGGTGATGTTGAAGCACCGGCAGGCTGGATCGTCAAGGTCGCCTGA
- a CDS encoding multidrug/biocide efflux PACE transporter, producing MKTVSFTERLVHAVGYEVFAVLLCAPLLSWVMGKSLATAGALAVTLSMIAMLWNMVYNALVDRWVQTERINWKASARFVHGLGFEAGLVVWCLPVAAWMLDISLLQAFMVELGFFVIILPYTVLYNWAFDKARHLLMQRRVA from the coding sequence ATGAAAACGGTCTCTTTCACCGAACGCCTGGTACACGCCGTAGGCTACGAAGTATTCGCTGTGCTGCTGTGCGCACCGCTGTTGTCCTGGGTGATGGGCAAATCGCTGGCGACTGCGGGTGCCTTGGCGGTAACCCTGTCGATGATCGCCATGCTGTGGAACATGGTTTATAACGCGCTGGTTGATCGCTGGGTGCAGACTGAACGCATCAACTGGAAGGCCAGTGCGCGCTTTGTGCACGGCCTGGGCTTCGAGGCCGGGCTGGTGGTGTGGTGCCTGCCGGTGGCGGCGTGGATGCTGGATATTTCGCTGCTGCAGGCGTTCATGGTGGAGCTGGGTTTCTTCGTGATCATCCTGCCTTACACCGTGCTGTACAACTGGGCGTTCGACAAAGCCCGGCATCTGCTGATGCAGCGTCGCGTGGCATAA
- a CDS encoding LysR family transcriptional regulator: protein MRYSPEALVAFVEAASLGSFSAAARKLRKSQSTISIAIANFEADIGCSLFDRGGRHPTLNEAGRQVLSHVEAILDASAQLDALAVRLAQNVEALVSVVMSDSYSVTFQGAVMARFAQHYPHTELRCGPAEDADVIEMVQQGLAQVGILATQPSYPADVAVARLPEQAEFGVYVASEHPLAGLKTVQTQHLENARQLYIKTYAPSLHHGRGQAWSAPDYLTLLEFAVRGFGWAELPRALVARFGNELVELQIAGYPRRVDMDVAWSSRRALGPAGQWLVRQMLGQ, encoded by the coding sequence ATGCGCTACTCACCCGAGGCTCTGGTCGCCTTTGTCGAAGCCGCATCGCTGGGTTCGTTTTCTGCGGCGGCACGCAAATTGCGCAAAAGCCAGTCCACGATCAGCATCGCCATCGCCAATTTCGAGGCCGATATCGGCTGCTCGCTGTTTGATCGCGGTGGCCGCCACCCCACGCTGAATGAAGCGGGGCGACAGGTACTAAGCCATGTCGAAGCGATCCTGGACGCCAGCGCCCAGCTCGATGCCCTGGCGGTAAGGCTGGCGCAAAACGTCGAGGCGCTGGTCTCAGTGGTGATGTCGGACAGCTATAGCGTCACCTTCCAGGGCGCGGTGATGGCTCGCTTTGCACAGCACTACCCGCACACCGAATTGCGCTGCGGTCCGGCGGAAGACGCCGATGTGATCGAAATGGTCCAACAGGGCCTGGCCCAGGTCGGCATCCTTGCCACACAGCCCAGCTACCCCGCCGACGTTGCTGTGGCGCGCCTGCCAGAGCAGGCGGAGTTCGGTGTGTATGTGGCCAGCGAGCACCCGTTGGCGGGGCTGAAAACGGTGCAAACGCAGCACCTTGAAAACGCACGGCAGCTGTACATCAAGACCTATGCTCCCAGCCTGCACCACGGCCGCGGCCAGGCCTGGTCGGCACCGGATTACCTCACCTTGCTGGAGTTTGCCGTGCGGGGGTTTGGCTGGGCCGAACTGCCCAGGGCGCTGGTGGCGCGGTTTGGCAACGAGCTGGTGGAGTTGCAGATAGCGGGTTACCCGCGCCGGGTGGATATGGATGTGGCCTGGTCGAGCCGGCGGGCGCTTGGGCCGGCGGGGCAATGGCTGGTGCGGCAGATGCTGGGGCAGTAG
- a CDS encoding hydantoinase B/oxoprolinase family protein, translating into MTLTLEKTGRSSVFNLAHDYSNSLFDHLPEMILQGQDIPIHLGSLIPAMKCVAEFFGDDIAEGDVIYHNDPAYKGSHILDCCMYKPVYYQGELVFWTVCKGHLTDIGGPVPAGYNPDAKEIYAEGLRIPPVKLWEKGKRREDVINFMLTNMRARPYQEGDLNAQYGACKVGERHLLELLDKYGVAQVRACIAELKHMADRHMRALLRDVPDGDYSGTAVLEDAGHGLGELAITAHVQIRGDQAHVRIDSPPQVPYFINSYEGNSVSGVYLGLMMFAQVAPPYNEGLYRCVTVDVGPRGTLCNAEEPAPHVNCTTTPMETLADAVRTALEQASPQRVTASWGHTSGINIAGHDPRNGDSEYVTMVLASIISGAGANQVMDGWHACGPLCCFGALMSGDIELLEHAYPVLIHRYSLMADSGGAGELRGGSGTRLEIEPLDHAMTVVGFGEGRQLPTAGAAGARNALLDPKLGRLIHRHADGSEDHYTQNPMLTLQPGERIININPGGGGYGDPLRRPVAAVLEDVRNGLVSPQGAALEYGVVVNDDGRLDETATRLARAQR; encoded by the coding sequence ATGACCCTGACCCTGGAAAAGACCGGGCGCTCCAGTGTGTTCAACCTGGCCCACGACTATTCCAACTCGCTGTTCGACCACCTGCCGGAAATGATCCTGCAAGGCCAGGACATACCCATCCATCTGGGCTCACTTATCCCGGCCATGAAATGCGTGGCCGAATTCTTTGGCGACGACATTGCCGAAGGCGACGTGATCTACCACAACGACCCCGCCTACAAGGGCAGCCATATCCTCGACTGCTGCATGTACAAGCCGGTGTACTACCAGGGCGAACTGGTGTTCTGGACGGTGTGCAAAGGCCACCTGACCGACATCGGCGGCCCGGTACCGGCCGGCTACAACCCCGATGCCAAGGAGATCTACGCCGAAGGCCTGCGCATTCCGCCGGTCAAGCTGTGGGAAAAGGGCAAGCGCCGCGAAGACGTGATCAACTTCATGCTCACCAACATGCGCGCACGCCCCTATCAGGAAGGCGACCTCAATGCCCAGTACGGCGCCTGCAAGGTCGGCGAGCGGCACTTGCTGGAGCTGCTGGACAAGTACGGCGTGGCCCAGGTGCGGGCGTGCATTGCCGAGCTGAAGCACATGGCCGACCGGCACATGCGCGCGCTGTTGCGCGACGTGCCGGACGGTGACTACAGCGGCACCGCCGTGCTCGAAGATGCAGGCCACGGCCTGGGCGAGCTGGCCATCACCGCCCATGTGCAGATCCGTGGTGACCAGGCCCACGTGCGCATCGACAGCCCGCCGCAAGTGCCCTACTTCATCAACTCTTACGAAGGCAACTCGGTCTCGGGCGTATACCTGGGGCTGATGATGTTCGCCCAGGTGGCGCCGCCCTACAACGAAGGCCTGTACCGCTGCGTCACGGTCGATGTCGGGCCCAGGGGTACCTTGTGCAACGCTGAAGAACCGGCGCCCCACGTCAACTGCACCACCACGCCAATGGAAACCTTGGCCGATGCTGTGCGCACCGCGCTGGAACAGGCCTCACCCCAGCGGGTAACGGCCTCCTGGGGGCACACCAGCGGCATCAACATCGCCGGCCACGACCCGCGCAACGGCGACAGCGAGTACGTGACGATGGTACTGGCCTCGATCATTTCCGGCGCCGGTGCCAACCAGGTGATGGATGGCTGGCACGCCTGCGGCCCGCTGTGCTGCTTCGGGGCGCTGATGAGCGGTGATATCGAGCTGCTCGAACACGCCTACCCGGTGCTGATCCACCGCTACAGCCTGATGGCCGACAGTGGTGGCGCCGGTGAATTGCGCGGTGGTTCGGGCACCCGCCTGGAGATCGAGCCGCTGGACCACGCCATGACCGTGGTCGGTTTCGGCGAGGGCCGCCAGTTGCCCACTGCCGGCGCGGCCGGGGCACGCAACGCCCTGCTCGATCCCAAACTGGGCCGGCTGATCCATCGCCACGCCGACGGTAGCGAAGACCACTACACGCAGAACCCGATGCTTACCCTGCAACCCGGCGAACGCATCATCAACATCAACCCCGGTGGTGGTGGCTACGGTGACCCGCTGCGCCGTCCGGTCGCAGCAGTGCTGGAGGATGTGCGCAACGGCCTGGTCTCGCCACAAGGGGCAGCCCTGGAATACGGCGTCGTCGTCAATGACGATGGCCGCCTCGACGAAACCGCAACCCGCCTTGCCCGCGCCCAGCGCTGA
- a CDS encoding hydantoinase/oxoprolinase family protein, producing the protein MRNQYRLGIDAGGTFTDFILADRDGGVQLFKAPSTPQDGTLAIRAGLAQIADATGRSPAELIANCDLCINGTTVALNALIERTGVKVGLLCTEGHEDSLEIRLGHKEEGHRYDAHYPPAHMLAPRHLRRPVGGRILGDGREHSPLDERAIHDAIDYFRAEGVQAVAISFLWSVRNPSHEQRAAELVRAALPGVFVCTGCEVFPQIREYTRTSTTVVNAYLSPVMARYVARIDSLFQELGAQQPVRYFQSNGGLAPGHLMRERAVNAINSGPASAPQAGLAVARPFGIDNVITVDMGGTSFDITLTNAGRTNFSKDVDFLRQRIGVPMIQVETLGAGGGSIAHLDELGMLQVGPRSAGAMPGPVCYGKGGSEPTVTDANLALGYLPDGALLGGSIRLNRQAALDAIRSKIAEPLGISVERAAFGITTLVNLNMVNGIRRVSIERGHDPRDFALIGAGGAAGMHVVRLAEEIGMQTVLIPKVASGLCAFGQILSDVRYDQLTSLSMRLDGGHVNLAQLNQALAELRQQGLANLREDGFGDQASSCHYTLEMRYLGQIHECSVELQQHALDDAGLAALISRFHSRHQTLYSYSEPDSPVELVNLECSVIGHLPRPPQPELQGPAQPPAPAPEGVRPMLFSAEGEWQPTPVFNGNRLLPGQTVHGPCVIEEDTTNIVLPPGWQARLEPSATYRVTRGA; encoded by the coding sequence ATGCGTAATCAATATCGCCTGGGCATCGATGCCGGCGGCACCTTCACCGATTTCATCCTGGCCGACCGCGACGGCGGCGTGCAGCTGTTCAAGGCCCCGTCCACGCCGCAGGACGGCACCTTGGCCATCCGCGCCGGCCTGGCGCAGATCGCCGACGCCACCGGGCGCAGCCCAGCCGAGCTGATCGCCAACTGCGACTTGTGCATCAACGGCACCACAGTGGCCCTCAATGCGCTGATCGAGCGCACCGGGGTCAAGGTGGGCCTGCTGTGCACCGAAGGCCATGAGGACAGCCTGGAAATCCGCCTCGGCCACAAGGAAGAAGGCCACCGCTACGACGCCCATTACCCGCCGGCGCACATGCTTGCCCCACGCCATCTGCGCCGCCCAGTAGGTGGGCGCATCCTCGGCGATGGCCGTGAGCACAGCCCGCTGGACGAGCGCGCCATTCACGACGCCATCGACTACTTCCGGGCCGAAGGCGTGCAGGCCGTGGCCATTTCCTTCCTGTGGTCGGTACGCAACCCCAGCCATGAGCAACGGGCCGCCGAGCTGGTACGGGCCGCCCTGCCCGGGGTGTTCGTCTGCACCGGCTGCGAGGTGTTTCCACAGATTCGCGAGTACACCCGCACCTCCACCACCGTGGTCAACGCCTACCTAAGCCCCGTGATGGCGCGCTATGTGGCGCGCATCGACAGCCTGTTCCAGGAGCTTGGCGCGCAGCAGCCAGTGCGCTATTTCCAGTCCAACGGTGGCCTGGCGCCCGGGCACCTGATGCGCGAGCGCGCCGTCAATGCGATCAACTCCGGCCCCGCCTCGGCGCCACAGGCGGGGCTGGCGGTGGCGAGGCCGTTCGGTATCGATAACGTCATCACCGTAGACATGGGCGGCACCTCGTTCGACATCACCCTGACCAACGCCGGCCGTACCAACTTCAGCAAGGACGTCGACTTTCTGCGCCAGCGCATCGGCGTGCCGATGATCCAGGTGGAAACCCTGGGTGCTGGCGGCGGGTCTATCGCCCACCTGGACGAGTTGGGCATGCTTCAGGTGGGCCCACGCAGCGCCGGTGCCATGCCTGGCCCGGTGTGCTATGGCAAAGGCGGTAGCGAACCCACGGTAACCGACGCCAACCTGGCCCTGGGCTACCTGCCCGACGGCGCACTACTGGGCGGCAGCATCCGCCTGAACCGCCAAGCCGCACTGGACGCTATCCGCAGCAAGATCGCCGAACCGTTAGGTATCAGCGTGGAACGCGCAGCATTCGGCATCACCACCCTGGTCAACCTGAACATGGTCAACGGCATTCGACGCGTGTCCATCGAACGCGGCCACGACCCGCGCGACTTCGCCCTGATCGGCGCTGGGGGTGCGGCGGGCATGCACGTGGTGCGCCTAGCCGAGGAAATCGGCATGCAGACCGTGTTGATCCCCAAGGTGGCCTCAGGCCTGTGCGCGTTCGGCCAGATCCTGTCCGACGTCCGCTACGACCAGCTCACCAGCCTGTCCATGCGACTGGACGGCGGGCACGTCAACCTGGCGCAGCTCAACCAGGCCCTTGCCGAGCTGCGTCAACAAGGCCTGGCAAACTTGCGTGAAGACGGCTTTGGCGACCAGGCCAGCAGCTGCCACTACACCCTGGAAATGCGCTATCTGGGGCAGATCCATGAATGCAGCGTGGAGCTGCAGCAGCATGCACTGGATGACGCGGGCCTGGCCGCACTGATCAGCCGCTTCCACAGCCGCCACCAGACCCTGTACTCGTACAGCGAGCCTGACAGCCCGGTGGAGCTGGTGAACCTGGAGTGTTCGGTGATTGGTCACCTGCCGCGTCCGCCACAGCCCGAGTTGCAGGGCCCGGCCCAACCACCTGCGCCTGCCCCGGAAGGTGTCCGCCCGATGCTGTTCAGTGCCGAGGGCGAATGGCAACCCACACCGGTGTTCAACGGCAACCGCCTGTTACCTGGGCAGACCGTGCATGGCCCCTGCGTGATCGAGGAAGACACCACCAACATCGTCCTGCCACCCGGCTGGCAGGCGCGCCTGGAGCCTTCGGCCACCTACAGGGTGACACGCGGGGCTTGA
- a CDS encoding helix-turn-helix domain-containing protein, whose amino-acid sequence MPTEISTHGWAQPERQARWAEAISDTYFPLSLEFASEQPFDGHLQRWSTPSTPLSLSRLRSSPLGYSRSKAHVGQDHEAFYLVTVPRSSEVHFEQDGHPLSCSPGGFIVERGDAPYRFHYGTQNDLWVLKLPERALKANLLGHKRYTRHCFDASQGLGRIFVEQLDLCARHFDASPAAARHLLLEQASATLLLALQQDERVLGSEGNNLSTLHLTRVEQYVQQHLGDPELSPQTIASACGLSLRYLHKLFAITPYTLGEWVRQQRLEAVHRQLRDPHCHLAIGELAFRWGFTDQAQFTRAFRQHYGCTAREVRAARLQ is encoded by the coding sequence ATGCCCACAGAAATCTCGACCCACGGCTGGGCACAGCCGGAGCGCCAGGCGCGCTGGGCCGAAGCCATCAGTGACACCTATTTCCCGTTGAGCCTGGAGTTTGCCAGCGAGCAGCCATTCGATGGCCACCTGCAGCGCTGGAGCACGCCCAGCACGCCACTCAGCCTTTCACGCCTGCGCTCCAGCCCGCTGGGCTACTCGCGCAGCAAGGCGCACGTTGGCCAGGACCATGAGGCGTTCTACCTGGTCACGGTGCCGCGCAGCAGCGAAGTACACTTCGAACAGGACGGCCATCCGCTCAGTTGCAGCCCGGGCGGGTTCATCGTCGAGCGCGGCGATGCGCCTTACCGCTTCCATTACGGCACGCAGAACGACCTGTGGGTGCTCAAGCTGCCCGAGCGGGCACTCAAGGCCAACCTGCTCGGGCACAAGCGCTATACCCGGCATTGCTTCGATGCCAGCCAGGGCCTGGGGCGCATCTTTGTAGAGCAACTGGACCTGTGCGCCCGCCATTTCGACGCCAGCCCGGCCGCTGCCCGGCACCTACTGCTGGAACAGGCTTCGGCCACGCTGCTGCTGGCCCTGCAACAGGATGAGCGAGTACTGGGCAGCGAAGGCAATAACCTCAGCACCCTTCACCTGACACGGGTCGAGCAGTATGTGCAGCAACATCTGGGCGACCCCGAACTGTCGCCACAAACCATCGCCAGCGCCTGCGGGCTGTCATTGCGCTACCTGCACAAGCTGTTCGCGATCACGCCCTATACCCTTGGCGAGTGGGTACGCCAACAGCGCCTGGAAGCCGTGCACCGACAACTGCGCGACCCGCATTGCCACCTGGCCATCGGCGAGTTGGCGTTCCGTTGGGGTTTTACCGACCAGGCGCAATTCACCCGGGCGTTTCGCCAGCACTACGGGTGCACGGCGCGAGAAGTCAGGGCGGCGCGATTGCAGTGA
- a CDS encoding DUF2950 domain-containing protein, which produces MKRPVFAAMLLATGLAWASLAAAQEAFPTPEKAVESFIAALGTEKADETRLAQLLGDDWRTYIPRGGVQRSDVDTFLQQYHAQHSIDRAGEGKAILAVGNAHWTLPIPLTQSSQGWRFDLKAGSAEIRARRIGRNELGVLQSLLAYHDAQMEYATQDHNGNGALEYAQKIFSEPGKHDGLYWDDDGDGQVSPLGPLFGQDVVGDDWYGYHFRILDGQGPSAPGGAYSYLIGSQMSRGFAMVAWPARYNDTGVMSFMISHDGQVFEKDLGPHGDRLAKEMKRFDPDDSWKVVDVAAGD; this is translated from the coding sequence ATGAAACGTCCAGTATTTGCAGCAATGCTGCTTGCTACAGGCTTGGCATGGGCTTCCCTGGCGGCTGCACAGGAGGCATTCCCGACGCCGGAGAAGGCCGTGGAGTCCTTCATTGCGGCGCTGGGCACGGAAAAGGCCGATGAAACCCGCCTGGCCCAGTTGCTGGGTGATGACTGGCGCACCTACATACCGCGTGGCGGTGTGCAACGCAGCGACGTGGACACCTTTTTGCAGCAGTATCACGCGCAGCACAGTATCGACAGGGCAGGCGAGGGCAAGGCTATCCTGGCGGTGGGCAACGCCCACTGGACCTTGCCCATACCGTTGACCCAAAGCAGCCAGGGCTGGCGCTTCGACCTCAAGGCCGGCAGCGCCGAAATCCGCGCCCGGCGCATCGGGCGCAACGAGCTGGGCGTGCTGCAGTCGCTACTGGCCTATCACGATGCGCAAATGGAATACGCCACCCAGGACCACAACGGCAACGGTGCGCTGGAGTACGCGCAGAAGATTTTCAGCGAGCCCGGCAAGCATGACGGGCTGTATTGGGATGACGACGGCGATGGCCAGGTCAGCCCGCTGGGGCCGCTGTTCGGCCAAGATGTGGTTGGCGATGACTGGTATGGCTACCATTTCCGCATCCTTGACGGACAAGGCCCATCCGCCCCCGGTGGCGCCTACAGCTACCTGATCGGCAGCCAGATGAGCCGTGGTTTCGCCATGGTCGCCTGGCCGGCCAGGTACAACGACACCGGTGTGATGAGTTTCATGATCAGCCATGACGGCCAGGTGTTCGAGAAAGACCTCGGGCCACATGGCGACAGGCTGGCCAAGGAGATGAAACGCTTTGATCCGGATGACAGCTGGAAGGTAGTGGATGTGGCGGCAGGGGATTGA